The Streptomyces sp. NBC_01439 genome contains the following window.
CGGTCGCCCTCAGCGAGGGTCACGATGGCGCGCTTGGTGTCAGCGCGCTTGCCGAAACCAGTCTTGGTGCGCTTGCGCTTACCCTGACGGTTGATCGTGTTGACCCCGGTGACCTTGACCGAGAAGACCGCTTCCACAGCCTGCTTGATCTGGGTCTTGTTCGAGCCGGGCGCGACGATGAACGTGTACTTGTTCTCGTCGAGCAGCGCGTAGCTCTTCTCCGAGACAACCGGCTTGATCAGCAGGTCGCGCGGGTCAGTGAAGGTCTTGCTGGTAACGGTCGCGTCAGACATTACGCGTCGCTCCCTTCGGTCTCATCGGCCTTGGGGCCAGACACGAAGGACTCGAAAGCGGCCTGAGTGAAGACCACGTCGTCAGAGACGATCACGTCGTACGTGTTCAGCTGGCCCGGCTCCAGGATGTGAACCTGGGGCAGGTTGCGGGCGGACAGCCACGCGGCCTCTTCGGCGCGGTCGACGACCAGGAGCAGGTTCTTGCGCTCCGAGATCTTGCCGAACAGCGTCTTGGCGGCCTTCGTGGAGGCAGCACCCTCGACCACGCCGGTGACGACGTGAATGCGGGAGTGACGCGCACGGTCCGAGAGGGCACCGCGGAGGGCGGCAGCCTTCATCTTCTTCGGGGTCCGCTGGGAGTAGTCACGCGGCTGCGGGCCGTGGACAACGCCACCGCCGACGAACTGCGGCGCGCGGGTCGAACCCTGGCGCGCACGGCCGGTGCCCTTCTGGCGGTACGGCTTGCGGCCACCACCACGGACTTCGCCGCGACGCTTGGTCTTGTGCGTGCCCTGACGGGCAGCAGCCAGCTGAGCGACAACGACCTGGTGGATCAGCGGAACGCTGGTCTTCGCGTCGAAGATCTCCGCGGGGAGCTCGACGGTACCGGCCTTGTCGCCTGCCGGCGAAAGGATGTCAATGGTGCTCATTACCTCAAGCCCCCTTGGCCGCGGTACGGACCAGGACGAGGCCGCCGTTCGGACCGGGGACCGCGCCCTTGATGAGCAGCAGACCCTTCTCCGCGTCAACCGCGTGGATGGTCAGGTTCTGGGTGGTGACGCGCTCGTTACCCATACGACCGGCCATGCGCATGCCCTTGAAGACACGCCCAGGGGTGGCGCAGCCACCGATCGAACCGGGGGAGCGGTGCTTGCGCTGCACACCGTGACCGGCGCCGAGGCCCCGGAAGTTGTGCCGCTTCATGACACCGGCGAAGCCCTTGCCCTTGCTGTTGCCCGTGACGTCAACCTTGACGCCGGACTCGAACACCTCAGCAGTGATCTCCTGGCCGAGCGTGTACTCGCTGGCGTCGGAGGTGCGGAGCTCCACCAGGTGGCGGCGGGGGGTCACGTCGGCCTTGGCGAAGTGGCCCTTGAGGGGCTTGTTCACCTTGCGCGGGTCGATCTCGCCGAAGGCGATCTGGACCGACTCGTAGCCGTCGATGTCGTTCGTACGGACCTGGGTAACGACGCAGGGTCCGGCCTTGACCACGGTCACCGGGACGACACGGTTGTTCTCGTCCCAGACCTGGGTCATGCCGAGCTTCTCGCCCAGGACGCCCTTGATCTGCTTTGCCATCTTCTCGACGCCTCTCAGAGCTTGATCTCGATGTCAACGCCGGCCGGAAGGTCCAGGCGCATCAGCGAGTCAACGGTCTTGGGAGTCGGGTCGAGGATGTCGATCAGGCGCTTGTGCGTGCGCATCTCGAAGTGCTCGCGCGAGTCCTTGTACTTGTGCGGCGACTTGATGACGCAGTACACGTTCTTCTCAGTGGGCAGCGGCACCGGGCCCGCGACCGACGCACCAGTGCGCGTCACCGTCTCGACGATCTTCTTCGCCGAGGAATCGATGACCTCGTGGTCGTAGGCCTTGAGCCGGATGCGGATCTTCTGTCCCGCCATGGCTACTCCGTAGTCCTGTCTGTATGTGGAAACGCTCTGGCTCCCGGTCGGCTGCGGAATGGAATCCCGCCGCCTCTCCTCCGACCCACGCGGTCGGGCGTGTCGCACTCCCTCTACAGAAAATTCCCATACGGAAATTCCCTCATCCAAGGGGGTGCGGTCCCGATGACCGCGATTCGGGGGAGAAACACCCACCGAGTGCCTGGTGGGCACCGTGCTGACACTTCCCAGAAGATTCCCGTACGTCCGTCCCCATTGCTGCCCCGAGAGGCAGATTAAGGACGACGAGTACTGTGGGACTCGCTTCCGGTCCTCCCGGCGGGAGGCGCGCAGCATCGGCACTCAGCCGAGCAACTTGAGTAGTCTGCCATACGAGGCACGTACCTGGCCAATCGGGCCGAAGACAATACCCCGCCACGCTGAGTGGTCAAACTGCGCCGCACCCTTGGCCCAGCGGAGCTCCTCCCCGGCCGCGTCAGGTCCGCGAGACCGTCCCGCACCCCTCCTGCTCGGGCTGTTCCAGGGCCTGGCTGCGGTCGTACGGGTCCCTGGGCGTCCCCGTCGGCTCGGGGCTGTCGGTCGGCGCGTCCCGGAACATCGGATGCAGGTACCCGTCGTAGACGAAGCACTCCGAATTCGCGATGTCGTACTGGTAGGGCCCGATCTGCATCATCCCCGCCTCGACCCGCCACTTGCGGGGATCGGCGAAGGTGAACTCCATCTGCCTGCGCACGATGGTGCGGCTGACCTCCTCGGCGCCGCTCTTCGCCTGGACCAGCGGGTAGACGAAGGTGTAGTCGGTCATGACGTCGATCTGGCCCGGGCTCGCGCCGGGCTCGACCGTCGTCTGGCCGCGCACCTTCACCACGTCGCCGGCGAGGCGCACCCGTGCGGGGTCGGCGCGGGTGAACACCTGGAGCGGGTCCGCGTCCCTGCCCGGGCGGGCCAGGGCCCCTTCCAACCGGTCCACCATCTCCCGCTGGCCGGGGTCGATCATCTGCAGCGCCGCGGTGGGGCGCTCGCCGCGCAGCGTTGCCGGGTCCAGGTTGGCGAGCACCAGGAACTGCTTCGTGCGCTCCAGCCCCTGGGCGACCAGCTCGCGGCTGACCCCGTTCACGGCGGTGGCCTCGGGCATCTCGATGCCGGCGGCGCCGTCCGCCCACTGCAGGGCCGGGGAGCCCCGGAAGGGCTCTGCCAGGGTCGGTGAATCCGGGGGCACGGCACCCGGGGCCGCGGTCGGCCGGGCCGTCTCCGCGGGCAGCGGCACCCTCGCCGCCTCCCGGGCGGCGGTCTTGCCCGTGACCCGGTCGATCACCAGCTCGGGCCGTACCGCGACCAGCGCGAGCCCGGCGATGAAGACGACGGCCAGGGTGACCTTGATCCCCCGCTTGGCCCGGCCCCGCCCGCCCCGTGTCCCCCGCCCGGTCGGGCCGGTGCGCCAGCCCGGCGGATCCTGCTGGTGGCGCAGCCGCTCGGTCACCATCCGGGCCCGCGCCGACGGCTCGCGCGGCGCCTCTCCGGTGCCCGCGGCAGCCTGCTCCAAGAACGCCGCCAGCTCCTCGTCGGATATGCCCGAGCCCCGCGCGTCCTCGTGTTTCCCGCCCATGTCCCACCCCGTGTGCATCCGTGTGCGGCCCCTCGGCCACCGATCGGGCGACTGGTCCCGTCGCCAGATCAAGAAATCGTACTTTGGGACGATCAAGGCGTGCCGTGCGGCAGGCCCGGAACGGAAACGACCGTCACGTCACGGGGTCAGACCTCGGTGAGCTGTCCCTCGGGCGCCGGTACGGCAGCACGGCGCGGAACGGCGCCGCGCAGCGTCAGCAGCATCGCGCCGGCCGTGGCCAGCGAACCGACCGCGTACGCGAGCCCCACGCGCAGCGCGATGTCCCCGGGCACCAGCGTGATGCCGAGCAGCACCGCGGTGCCGAACGCCCAGCAGGCCAGCTGCGCACGGTGCTTGTGCAACACCATCTGGGCCTGACCGAGCACCATCGCCAGCATGTAGCAGGTCGTCCCGATGGAGAACCAGACGAAGTCGACGTGACCGAGCTGCCCGGGCGTGGCACGGAAGAGGACCTCGATCAGCCAGGGACCGAGCACCACGGCGGGCACACCGCCGACGGCGCCGAGGCCCAGCACCACCACACAGGCCTTGCGCAGCATCCGGGCGAAGCCCTGGTGGTCCCCGGCGGCCACCACGGTGGACAGCCCGGAGAGCAGCGAGGCCTGCAGCGAGCCGAAAACGAACAGCGGCACCCGGGCCAGCACCAGGGCGCTGAGCAGGGCCGAGATCAAGGCGATGCGGGTCGGCTCCAGCAGCTGGGTGCTCATCACCGCCGCGTTGACCACCACCTGCGCCAGCAGGGTGGAGGCGGTCAGCGGCCCGAGTCCACGGGCCAGCTCCCGGGTGGGGAACACCCCGCCGGGCCGCGCCGCGCGCAGCGTCGGGGCCAGCGTGACCAGCAGGGCGACGAACGGCGCCACGACGAGGATCAGGCTGAAGGCGAGCGCCGAGTGCAGCCCGGCGGCGGCGCAGGCGAAGGCCAGCACGATCCGCAGGCCGCCGTCGACCGCGAGCTGGGAGCCGTACGCGGTGAAGCGGCCGACGCCGGCCAGGATGCCCCGGGTGAGGTAGCACAGGGCCATCCCCGCGAAGGCACCGCCGAGCACGGCGACCATCTGGAGGTCACCGTGGAACAGCCGGTCGGCGATCGGCCGGGCGAAGACGGCGAGCACCCCGAGGACCGCGCCGAGGACGCCCCCGGTCAGCAGTCCCGCCTTCCGGAGCACCGGCGCGGAACCCTCACCGCGCACCACGCGGGCGGCGACGATCCGGGTGAGCTCCTGCTCGATCGGGAAGAACAGACCGATCCCGACGGACATCACCAGGGTCCACAGCACCGAGACGCCGGCCTTGTCGGCCTCGGAGAGGCTGTGTCCGGCCACCGCGAGGTGGATGTAGGAGGCGGCGCCGAGTACGGCGGTGCCCCCCGCGACCATGGCGGTCCCGGGGGGCAGGGCCTTGAGCAGTCTTGCTATCGGGTTCATCCCGTGGCTTTCATCGGCCGCACGCTCAGCGCGTGGCGTGGCGGAGCATGGCGCTGACACCGGGCCGGCCGGCCTTGATGGCGGCACCGGGCAGCAGGGTGATCGCGTGCAGCCGGGAGGAGAGGTGCAGCCTGGACACCTTGGCGGCGCGCGGCCAGCCGTGCCGGTCCAAGCGGTTGGCGGTCTCCACGAAGAAGCGCTTGGCCTCCTCGAAGCGGTGACCGGTGAAGGCCTTGGCCGAGGACTCGCTCTCGGCGTGCCGGCGGTAGCTGAAGCAGACCTCCGGCGTGGTGGCCAGGGACTCCCCCGCCACCAGCAGGTCCACGACCAGGGCGAGGTCCTGGATCACACCGAGGTCGGTGCGGAAGCCGAAGCGCTTGACCGCCTCGGTGCGCCAGCAGATCGACGGGAAGTACAGCCAGTTCCCGCGCAGCAGGCTGGTGGCCAGCTCCTCGCCGCCGAGCAGGGCCCGGCCGGGGCCCTTGGGTGCGTACAGCTTGCGCTTGGTCCGGTCGCCGAGGGTGTCGTACGGCAGGCCGTCGGTGCCGATCACCTGGACGCCGGGCTGGATCATCGCGGCGGTCGGCTCGCGGTCGGCGGCGGCCCGCACCACCTGCAGGTAGTTCGGGTGCATGAGGTCGTCGCAGCCCATGAGCACCAGGTACGCGTACTCGGCGAGCTCGACGCAGCGGTTGAAGTTGCCGGTCACTCCGAGGTTGCGCTCGTTGCGCAGGTAGCGGACGCGGGGGTCGGCGAGCTGCTCGAACCACTCGGGGACGCCCGGCTCGCGGCCGTCGTCGACGACGGTGAGGCGCCAGTCGTCGCCGTCCTGGGCCAGGACGCTGCGGACGGCGTCCTGCATCAGCGCGACGTCGCCGTAGTACGGCAGGAGGATTTCGAAACGCGACATGCTCTCCGCCTACGCCTTGGTCAGTTCGCGCGCGACCAGCTCGGCGGTGCGCTGCTGGAAGGCGCTGTACGCCGGGGTGCCGGGCGTGAACGTCTTGAGCTCGCCGGGCATCCGGCGGATCATCGCGAGCAGCAGCACGAGGCCGGCCCGGGTGAGGTAGACCATGGCCCTGAACGGCGAGGCGCTCGGCCGGCCGGTGGTCCGCTCGCGCATCGCCACGGGAATCTGGCGCACGGTGAAGCCGGATCGGGCGGCGCCCACCATGGACTCGATGGTGTCCCCGAGGTACTCCACGGGGTACCAGCGGGCGAAGAACTCTATGAGCGGCCGGTTGCAGGCACGGAAGCCCGAGGTGGTGTCGGTGAGCTTGGTCCGGGTGATGCGCGACAGCACCACGGACAGCAGCGACATCGCCCACTTGCGCGGGCCGCGCACCGTGTAGTCGCCGTCGCCGGCGAACCGGGCGCCTATGACCAGGTCGGCGTCACCGACGGCGAGGCGCTCCAGCAGCGCCGGTACGTACGCCGGGTCGTGCTGGCCGTCGGCGTCCACCTGGATCGCCACGTCGTAGCCGTGCTGCTGCGCGTAGCGGTAGCCGAGCCGCATCGCGCCGCCGACACCGAGGTTGAAGGGCAGCTGGGCGACGGCCGAGCCGGCCGCCCGGGCCACCTCGGCGGTGTTGTCCGCCGAGCCGTCGTCGACCACCAGGGTGTCCACGTACGGCAGTTGCTGCTGGATCTCCCGCAGGACGGAGGGCAGTCCGTCCTGCTCGTTCCAGGCGGGAAGAATGATCAGAACGCGACGACCGTCGTTCACGAGTTCACCTGTGCCTCGATGGCGCCGGATTCCTCCGCGCGCGGCGACGTACTGGGGTATCCGCCCTGCTGCACGAGGTGCGCGCGGATCAGCGCGACGTCCTCCGCCAGGGTGCGCGTCTCCGCCTCCAGCCGACTGGTCTCCCAGCTGAGGTGCAGGCTCACCAGCAGGACCAGGACGAACCCGATGAAGAACACCAGGCTCACGCCGGACGCCACGCCGAGGCTCCTGGCCACCGGGTCCAGCAGGTCGGGGACGAACCCGAGCGGGGCGGCCAGCAATCCGATGGCGAGCCATATCGCCGCGTACTTCTCCCGCAGTTGCTGGCGGCGCAGCAGCTCGAGGATGTACCCCAGCACCAGAAGACCGGTGATGGAGGTCAAAACGGAGAGTCGCACAGCGGACGGCGCCTTTCGCGCGAAGGGGCCAACATCTTTATAGGAGAAGCATATGGCACGGCACATGACGCCAACGGGGCCCGAAAGGTTGCGTACCGGGCCCCATTGACGACGTGCGTGTGGGGCGATCAGCCCCGCCGGCTCACCTCGTGGAGGGGAGTCCCAGCAGATCAGCGAAGGCGGGGCGGGTGATCGCCTCGGCGAGCTGAACCCTCCAGTCGGCCAGCGGTTCCAGCCCGGCGGCCGACCAGCCGTCGTGAGCAAGGACACTGAAGGCCGGTCGCACGGCGGGACGGACGAACGCCTCGGAGGTCGTCGGCCGGATCCGTTCGGGGTCGAGCCCGCTCAG
Protein-coding sequences here:
- the rplW gene encoding 50S ribosomal protein L23; the encoded protein is MSDATVTSKTFTDPRDLLIKPVVSEKSYALLDENKYTFIVAPGSNKTQIKQAVEAVFSVKVTGVNTINRQGKRKRTKTGFGKRADTKRAIVTLAEGDRIDIFGGQAS
- the rplD gene encoding 50S ribosomal protein L4, with the protein product MSTIDILSPAGDKAGTVELPAEIFDAKTSVPLIHQVVVAQLAAARQGTHKTKRRGEVRGGGRKPYRQKGTGRARQGSTRAPQFVGGGVVHGPQPRDYSQRTPKKMKAAALRGALSDRARHSRIHVVTGVVEGAASTKAAKTLFGKISERKNLLLVVDRAEEAAWLSARNLPQVHILEPGQLNTYDVIVSDDVVFTQAAFESFVSGPKADETEGSDA
- the rplC gene encoding 50S ribosomal protein L3; its protein translation is MAKQIKGVLGEKLGMTQVWDENNRVVPVTVVKAGPCVVTQVRTNDIDGYESVQIAFGEIDPRKVNKPLKGHFAKADVTPRRHLVELRTSDASEYTLGQEITAEVFESGVKVDVTGNSKGKGFAGVMKRHNFRGLGAGHGVQRKHRSPGSIGGCATPGRVFKGMRMAGRMGNERVTTQNLTIHAVDAEKGLLLIKGAVPGPNGGLVLVRTAAKGA
- the rpsJ gene encoding 30S ribosomal protein S10; protein product: MAGQKIRIRLKAYDHEVIDSSAKKIVETVTRTGASVAGPVPLPTEKNVYCVIKSPHKYKDSREHFEMRTHKRLIDILDPTPKTVDSLMRLDLPAGVDIEIKL
- a CDS encoding lipopolysaccharide biosynthesis protein, with product MNPIARLLKALPPGTAMVAGGTAVLGAASYIHLAVAGHSLSEADKAGVSVLWTLVMSVGIGLFFPIEQELTRIVAARVVRGEGSAPVLRKAGLLTGGVLGAVLGVLAVFARPIADRLFHGDLQMVAVLGGAFAGMALCYLTRGILAGVGRFTAYGSQLAVDGGLRIVLAFACAAAGLHSALAFSLILVVAPFVALLVTLAPTLRAARPGGVFPTRELARGLGPLTASTLLAQVVVNAAVMSTQLLEPTRIALISALLSALVLARVPLFVFGSLQASLLSGLSTVVAAGDHQGFARMLRKACVVVLGLGAVGGVPAVVLGPWLIEVLFRATPGQLGHVDFVWFSIGTTCYMLAMVLGQAQMVLHKHRAQLACWAFGTAVLLGITLVPGDIALRVGLAYAVGSLATAGAMLLTLRGAVPRRAAVPAPEGQLTEV
- a CDS encoding glycosyltransferase family 2 protein produces the protein MSRFEILLPYYGDVALMQDAVRSVLAQDGDDWRLTVVDDGREPGVPEWFEQLADPRVRYLRNERNLGVTGNFNRCVELAEYAYLVLMGCDDLMHPNYLQVVRAAADREPTAAMIQPGVQVIGTDGLPYDTLGDRTKRKLYAPKGPGRALLGGEELATSLLRGNWLYFPSICWRTEAVKRFGFRTDLGVIQDLALVVDLLVAGESLATTPEVCFSYRRHAESESSAKAFTGHRFEEAKRFFVETANRLDRHGWPRAAKVSRLHLSSRLHAITLLPGAAIKAGRPGVSAMLRHATR
- a CDS encoding glycosyltransferase family 2 protein encodes the protein MNDGRRVLIILPAWNEQDGLPSVLREIQQQLPYVDTLVVDDGSADNTAEVARAAGSAVAQLPFNLGVGGAMRLGYRYAQQHGYDVAIQVDADGQHDPAYVPALLERLAVGDADLVIGARFAGDGDYTVRGPRKWAMSLLSVVLSRITRTKLTDTTSGFRACNRPLIEFFARWYPVEYLGDTIESMVGAARSGFTVRQIPVAMRERTTGRPSASPFRAMVYLTRAGLVLLLAMIRRMPGELKTFTPGTPAYSAFQQRTAELVARELTKA
- a CDS encoding DUF2304 domain-containing protein, translated to MRLSVLTSITGLLVLGYILELLRRQQLREKYAAIWLAIGLLAAPLGFVPDLLDPVARSLGVASGVSLVFFIGFVLVLLVSLHLSWETSRLEAETRTLAEDVALIRAHLVQQGGYPSTSPRAEESGAIEAQVNS